The window TGAGTGAGTTTGCATAACAAAACAAAGCTCTTTCTGTCGAAGGTCATATCGAGTAAATGAGGCGGATAGATGGTGTGAAAGTGCATGTACTTACCCGGGGAGGTCTGGCGGATATGTGAAGTACTCTTCATAACCTACTTAGTGATAAGTAGCTGAACCGTCAGAAGTCAGCAGAGGTCATAGTATTAGTTGGTCTAGAACAACTAAGAAGGACCGAACAATTAAGAGAGAATAGCCCTTGGTATTCAGTGAGTCATGATGAACACAGAAAACGTAGTACCTCACTTGAGGGAGGAAGCGGTGAATCCCGTGGGAGACCTCTTGGAGGGTGGAGTGACCACTGGCATAAAGAGAACAGCTATTCACGGAAGTTATAAAGACTTGCGTCAATTATCTTAATTGAACCGCCGTATACGGAACCGTACGTACGGTGGTGTGAGAGGACGGGAGTTAATCGCTCCCTCCTACTCGATTAATATAAATCAGTTTTTTGCAAAAATGTATGACAAACTTGTGAAATATTTCACAAATTAAAAGGCAATATTTGCTTGCAGGCTGATCGAATCCGTGGAAGATGCGGAACAGGCTTTAGCAGTTGGGGCTTGTGCGATTACGATTTCCAATGTGGATTTATGGAAACAATTTATATAGGGCGGCTGAAAAATGCCGGGAACGCCTTAGACGGGAAAAGAAAGGCATTCCGCATTTTTTATAAAAAGTAGATTGAAAATTTCAAATTACCGTTGACAACGCTTTCATCCGTCGTTATGATGGAGTTAAGTTAATAAATCGTGACGGAGAAGAAGAGACTCACAAAATCCTCATATGAATGGGTGATTTCGTGGGTTTTTATTTTTTTAAAATGAAAATGTAAAGGGGATGATGGGATGTCATATATTGGCGAACTAGTAGGTACGGCCATCCTGATCATATTTGGAGCCGGTGTATGCGCCAATGTGAATTTGAAGAAAACATTTGCTCACAATGCGGGTTGGCTTGTTATTACTATTGGTTGGGGGCTTGGTGTCACAATGGGGGTTTATGCGGTTGGAAAATTCAGCGGTGCCCATTTAAATCCGGCGGTCACCATCGCCTTGGCCTTCAATGGAGATTTTCCGTGGTCCAAGGTGCCAGGCTATATTTTGGCTCAAGTCATCGGAGCCTTTATTGGAGCCTGTATAGTGTATCTTCATTTTCTGCCGCACTGGAAGGTGACGGAAGATCCCGCCGCGAAGCTGGGAATTTTTGCAACGGGGCCGGCGATTCCCAATATTTTTGCTAATTTATTGAGTGAATTTATCGGAACTTTTGTATTGATGCTAGGAATTTTGACAATCGGAGCTAATAAATTTACTGATGGATTAAATCCGTTGTGTGTTGGGCTTTTAGTTGTAGCCGTCGGGGTTTCTCTCGGAGGAACAACTGGGTACGCGATCAACCCGGCGCGCGATTTCGGACCGAGGCTTGCTCACTTTTTGCTGCCCATCCAAGGAAAAGGCTCTTCTAATTGGGGATATGCCTGGATTCCCATTGTCGGTCCTATATTAGGAGGTTCTGTCGGAGCTTTATTCTATCGAGCTGTTTTTCTAGGAGAAGCAACAGGGGCCTTATGGGGAATGTTGGCTGTATCTGTGATTCTATTATTCAGTTCTTTTTTAGCAGAGAAAAAAAGAAATCACCGCATCCAAGTAAAAAGTGAAAAATGGGAGGGAATCTAATGGAAAAGTACATTTTAGCATTAGATCAAGGAACGACTAGTTCCAGAGCGATTTTATTCGATAAAGAAGGGAAAATTGTCCATACGGCGCAGAGAGAGTTCCATCAACTGTTTCCGCAGCCGGGCTGGGTCGAGCATAATCCTAATGAAATATGGGGTTCTATTCTTGCTTGCATCGCAGCCGTACTCTCCGAAGCAGGGATTGAGGCAAATCAAGTAGCGGGGATTGGGATCACCAACCAACGGGAAACGACGGTCGTTTGGGAGAAGGATACCGGAAAACCGATCTACAATGCTATTGTATGGCAGTCAAGGCAAACAGCTGACATATGCGAACAATTAAAGGAAAAAGGGTATAATGAGCTGTTTCATAAAAAAACGGGATTATTGATTGATCCGTATTTTTCCGGAACAAAAATCAAATGGATATTAGATCATGTGGAAGGTGCGCGCGAACGGGCGAAAAAGGGAGAGTTGCTGTTTGGAACGATTGACACTTGGCTGATTTGGAAACTATCCGGCGGAAAAGCCCATGTGACGGACTATTCGAATGCTTCCCGCACGTTGCTTTACAACATCCATGAGCTGAAGTGGGATGAAGAGCTGTTGGAAATTCTGGACGTGCCGAAAGAAATGCTGCCGGAAGTCCGACCGTCATCGGAAGTTTATGCCAAAACGGTTTCTTATCATTTTTTTGGCGAGGAAGTGCCGATTGCCGGGGCTGCCGGGGACCAGCAGGCAGCGCTGTTCGGTCAGGCATGCTTTGAAGAAGGGATGGCGAAAAACACGTATGGAACCGGCTGTTTTATGCTCATGAATACAGGCGATAAAGCGGTAGAATCGAAACATGGTTTGTTGACGACCATTGCCTGGGGGATCGACAATAAAGTCGAATATGCGCTGGAAGGCAGTATTTTTGTAGCCGGTTCGGCCATTCAATGGCTTCGGGATGGATTGAGAATGTTAAAAAGTGCTCCGGAAAGCGAAAGTTATGCGACTCGTGTGGAATCAACGGAAGGAGTTTATGTCGTACCGGCTTTTGTGGGTCTCGGAACGCCCTATTGGGACAGCGATGTCCGGGGGGCTGTCTTCGGGTTGACACGAGGTACGTCCAAAGAGCATTTTATTCGGGCCACGCTGGAATCGCTGGCTTACCAAACAAAAGATGTACTGACTTCCATGGAAGCAGATTCGGGAATCTTCCTGAAAACGCTCAGAGTCGACGGGGGAGCAGTCATGAATAACTTTTTGATGCAGTTCCAAAGCGATATCCTTAATGTACCTGTCGAACGGCCGATTATTAATGAAACAACAGCCTTAGGAGCTGCTTATCTGGCTGGGCTTGCTGTTGGCTTTTGGAAAGATCGCCAAGAAATATCTTCTCAATGGAAACAGGATCGGCAATTCTCGCCGACAATGGCTCAAGAGACGCGTGAAACATTGTACAACGGTTGGAAAAAAGCGATTGAAGCGGCACAGGCTTTTAAATGGTAACAAAGTATGCTATAATGAAAACAAGTTAATAATAAGTCTAGAGATTAGGAGAGACCAAGAAGCATTATAGGTTGCTGTAATGTTTTTTTGGTCTCTCCTTTTTTATGGGCTTATGTACATTCGGTAAGGGGAGGGAGCTGTCCATGATTTTTTCCTCAGAAAATCGTGACGAAGTGATAGAGAAGATGAAAACAGATACATTTGATTTGCTAGTGATTGGCGGCGGAATTACCGGCTGCGGGATTGCTTTGGATGCTGCCGCAAGGGGAATGAAAACGGCATTGGTCGAAATGCAGGATTTCGCAGCAGGAACGTCAAGCCGTTCTACCAAACTCGTGCACGGCGGTTTGCGGTATTTAAAACAATTGGAAGTAAAAATGGTGGCCGAGGTCGGGAAAGAACGGGCGATCGTCTACGAAAACGGGCCGCACGTGACGACACCGGAATGGATGCTTCTTCCTTTTCATAAAGGCGGGACGTTCGGTGCGTTTACGACAAGCATTGGGCTGCGTGTTTATGATTTCTTGGCAGGGGTCAAAAAATCGGAAAGAAGGACGATGCTTTCCGCTGAGGAAACCTTGCGCAAGGAACCTCTCATTAAGAAAGAAGGCTTAAAAGGCGGTGGATATTATGTTGAATATCGCACGGACGACGCCCGGCTCACCATTGAGGTAGCGAAAAAAGCAGTGGAGAACGGCGCTTGCTTGCTGAATTATGTCAAAGCGGAACAGTTTTTATACAGCGGCAAAAAAATGATTGGTGCCCGCGTAAAAGATTGTGTTACAGGAGAAAGTTTTGAAATTCGTGCCAAAAAAGTGGTCAATGCCGCCGGGCCGTGGGTGGATGAAGTGCGAAAAAAAGACCATTCGATGAATGGTAAACATTTGCGTTTGACAAAGGGAGTTCATATTGTCATCGATCAATCTGTATTCCCGCTAAGGCAGGCGGTATACTTCGACACCCCTGATGGTCGAATGGTGTTTGCTATTCCACGAGCAGGGAAAACGTATGTTGGTACAACCGATACGTTTTATGACGGCGATGCTCGCTATCCTAAACCGCTTAAAAAAGACTGGGAATATTTGTTGAACGCTATTCATTTTATGTTTCCGGATGTCCAAGTAAACGAAAAAGATATTGAATCCAGCTGGGCAGGAGTAAGGCCGCTTATATACGAGGAAGGGAAAGACCCTTCGGAAATTTCCCGCAAAGACGAAGTATGGGAAGGAGACAGCGGCCTGATTACCATCGCCGGTGGAAAATTGACCGGATACCGCAAAATGGCGGAAACCGTGGTAGATCTTGTGGCAAAAGAATTAGCGTCAGAAGAAGGAAAAACGTTTAAGCCTTGCCAAACCCGCTATTTGCCGATTTCCGGAGGTGATGTCGGCGGATCGGACAACTGGCCGATTTTCGTGGCGCAAATGGCAAAAAAAGCGACGCAGTATGGCTTGAAAGAAGAGGAAGGCCGCAGACTGGCACAGCTGTACGGTTCCAATGTCGAAATTTTATATAAGATAGCCAGTGAATATCAAAAAGCATCCGGTGAAAAGCTGCTGCCGGCTGCTATATACGCTCAGCTCCTGTATGCCATCCGTTATGAAATGGCTGTAAAACCTGTCGACTTTTTTATTCGAAGGACTGGATCTGTTTTCTTTGATATAAAATGGGCAAAAAAATGGAAAGAACCAATTGTAGCGACGATGGCCGAAATTTTTCATTGGGATGAAGAAACGAAAGAATCTTATATGGAAGAATTGGAAAAAGAAATCACCGATGCCGAAAGACCGGTGGATGCAACGGACATACACAGTTAAATCGATTTTGAAATCGAAATCTTTGGATTAGAAAGGGCAATGGAAATTTGCTTCATCCTGCCCCGACACAACTTCTTATAAGTCGGGGCTGCCTTAATTGCGTGGAATGACAAGTTTTTGCCTTTTCGACAGATTAATAAGAATTTTTCGTCATTTATTGAAGGGCTGTACAAAATAGCTTTGTTTCGTATATAATATATTTTGCGCTAATGAAAGAGGTCATATGGAGAAGTACCCAAGCGGCTGAAGGGGACGCACTCGAAATGCGTTAGGACGGGTGACCGTCGCGTGGGTTCAAATCCCACCTTCTCCGTTACCCATTTGACAAGAGGTTCTCGGGTTGATCCCGGGAACCTTTTTGATTTTATGACATTAGTCAGTTGAGCTTGCGATATTGTGCGAAACAATAAACCACCTGCTATGCGGTGGTGCCGATTTATACTAGATCATATAAAGAAGTCCCTCCTGCATTGTCAAGGAGGGACTTCTTTATGTGCGCCCGGCATGTACATGAACTATAGGGTGTAAGTCCCGAACCCCGAAGACAGAAGTAGAGGTTAGCCAAGAGCAAGGGTGTCCGTGGTGACGCGGAATCTGAAGGAAGCTGGAG of the Bacillus smithii genome contains:
- a CDS encoding MIP/aquaporin family protein; protein product: MSYIGELVGTAILIIFGAGVCANVNLKKTFAHNAGWLVITIGWGLGVTMGVYAVGKFSGAHLNPAVTIALAFNGDFPWSKVPGYILAQVIGAFIGACIVYLHFLPHWKVTEDPAAKLGIFATGPAIPNIFANLLSEFIGTFVLMLGILTIGANKFTDGLNPLCVGLLVVAVGVSLGGTTGYAINPARDFGPRLAHFLLPIQGKGSSNWGYAWIPIVGPILGGSVGALFYRAVFLGEATGALWGMLAVSVILLFSSFLAEKKRNHRIQVKSEKWEGI
- the glpK gene encoding glycerol kinase GlpK; its protein translation is MEKYILALDQGTTSSRAILFDKEGKIVHTAQREFHQLFPQPGWVEHNPNEIWGSILACIAAVLSEAGIEANQVAGIGITNQRETTVVWEKDTGKPIYNAIVWQSRQTADICEQLKEKGYNELFHKKTGLLIDPYFSGTKIKWILDHVEGARERAKKGELLFGTIDTWLIWKLSGGKAHVTDYSNASRTLLYNIHELKWDEELLEILDVPKEMLPEVRPSSEVYAKTVSYHFFGEEVPIAGAAGDQQAALFGQACFEEGMAKNTYGTGCFMLMNTGDKAVESKHGLLTTIAWGIDNKVEYALEGSIFVAGSAIQWLRDGLRMLKSAPESESYATRVESTEGVYVVPAFVGLGTPYWDSDVRGAVFGLTRGTSKEHFIRATLESLAYQTKDVLTSMEADSGIFLKTLRVDGGAVMNNFLMQFQSDILNVPVERPIINETTALGAAYLAGLAVGFWKDRQEISSQWKQDRQFSPTMAQETRETLYNGWKKAIEAAQAFKW
- a CDS encoding glycerol-3-phosphate dehydrogenase/oxidase; the encoded protein is MIFSSENRDEVIEKMKTDTFDLLVIGGGITGCGIALDAAARGMKTALVEMQDFAAGTSSRSTKLVHGGLRYLKQLEVKMVAEVGKERAIVYENGPHVTTPEWMLLPFHKGGTFGAFTTSIGLRVYDFLAGVKKSERRTMLSAEETLRKEPLIKKEGLKGGGYYVEYRTDDARLTIEVAKKAVENGACLLNYVKAEQFLYSGKKMIGARVKDCVTGESFEIRAKKVVNAAGPWVDEVRKKDHSMNGKHLRLTKGVHIVIDQSVFPLRQAVYFDTPDGRMVFAIPRAGKTYVGTTDTFYDGDARYPKPLKKDWEYLLNAIHFMFPDVQVNEKDIESSWAGVRPLIYEEGKDPSEISRKDEVWEGDSGLITIAGGKLTGYRKMAETVVDLVAKELASEEGKTFKPCQTRYLPISGGDVGGSDNWPIFVAQMAKKATQYGLKEEEGRRLAQLYGSNVEILYKIASEYQKASGEKLLPAAIYAQLLYAIRYEMAVKPVDFFIRRTGSVFFDIKWAKKWKEPIVATMAEIFHWDEETKESYMEELEKEITDAERPVDATDIHS